ACAGCCAAAGGAAATGCTCCCTATTGTCGATAAGCCCGCCATTCAATATATTGTGGAGGAAGCTATTGCTTCAGGAATTGAGGATATTATCATCATAACGGGGAGAAACAAACGGGCCATTGAAGACCATTTTGATAAATCGGTTGAAATGGAGCTGCTCCTACAGAAAAGCGGAAAGCTTGAAATGCTTGAGGAAGTGCGCCAAATAACCAATCTGGCTGATATCCATTATGTCAGGCAAAAGGAGCCGCTCGGATTGGGGCATGCCATTTTATGCGCGAGAAAGTTCATTGGCAGGGAGCCGTTTGCCGTCCTCCTTGGCGATGATATTATTGATGGGGAACCTCCTGCCATGCTGCAAATGATTGAGCAGTATAACCAAACGGGGGCAAGCATCCTCGGATGCAGTGAGGTCCCCCTGTCTGAAGTCAATAAGTATGGAATTGTCGGCTATTCAGAACAGAGGGGCCCATTATATAAAGTGGATAGCCTCGTTGAAAAACCTCCTGCTGAAAAGGCACCTTCTGCGCATGCAATTATTGGCCGGTATATATTAACACCCGCAATTTTTGACATGCTTGAAAACGGAAGCCCGGACAGCAAAGGCGAGCTGCAGCTGACAGATGCCCTCGATGCTTTGCTTCGCCGGGAAAGAATTTATTCGTATCTAATCCAGGGAAAGCGTTATGATATTGGAGATAAATTCGGCTTTCTTAAAGCTTCGATTGATTATGCCCTGCAAAGACCTGAACTGAAGGAAAAGCTTTCACTATACTTAAGGCAAGCTCGCTTATGATTTACGATATCCGTCAGGATGGGACCTGTGCCAGCTCCAGGCATCCTCGACGATCTGGCGGATACTTGTTTTTTTCGGCTGCCAGTTCAGCAGTGACCTTGCTTTTTCTGATGAAGCAACCAGTTCTGCCGGGTCTCCAGACCGGTGGGGAGCAATCGTCACTTTAAAGCATCTGTTTGTTACCTCTGCAGCGGTTTCAATCACTTCTTTTACAGAGATCCCTTTGCTGCCTCCAAGATTAAAGACATTGCTTTCCCCTCCAGCTTCCAGGTAGCGGAGTGCCAGCAGATGGGCTTCAGCCAAATCCTCTACATGAATATAGTCCCTTATGCAGGTACCATCCTTTGTTGGATAGTCATCTCCAAAAATGGAGACAGATTCTCTTTTTCCAAGTGCCGCCTGCAGGATAATCGGGATCAGGTGGGTCTCGTTCTGATGGTCTTCGCCAATTTCCCCTGAAGCTTTTGCCCCTGCAGCATTAAAATAACGGAGCGACACGAACCTTGCCCCTGATGCCTGCGCCCACCAATGGAGCATTCGTTCAATGGCAAGCTTCGTCTCGCCATACGGGCTTGCCGGTTTGAGGGGCGCGTCTTCCTGTATAGGCTGGCTTTTTGCCTCACCATATACGGCTGCAGTTGACGAAAACACGAGCTGTTTCACCTTATGCGTGTCCAAAGCCTTTAGAAGGTTAAGAGAACCAAGTACATTATTATCATAGTAATGTAACGGATTTTTCATCGATTCCCCTACCAGGGATGAGGCCGCAAAATGAAAGACTGCCTCTATTCGCTCGCCTGAAAGGACACTATTCAGAAAATCCTGTGATCTGATATCCCCCTCATAGAAAGCTGCCTTTGGATGGACCGCCTGCCTGTGGCCCGCAGCCAAATGATCAACTACCAC
This window of the Cytobacillus pseudoceanisediminis genome carries:
- the galU gene encoding UTP--glucose-1-phosphate uridylyltransferase GalU — translated: MIKKAVIPAAGLGTRFLPATKAQPKEMLPIVDKPAIQYIVEEAIASGIEDIIIITGRNKRAIEDHFDKSVEMELLLQKSGKLEMLEEVRQITNLADIHYVRQKEPLGLGHAILCARKFIGREPFAVLLGDDIIDGEPPAMLQMIEQYNQTGASILGCSEVPLSEVNKYGIVGYSEQRGPLYKVDSLVEKPPAEKAPSAHAIIGRYILTPAIFDMLENGSPDSKGELQLTDALDALLRRERIYSYLIQGKRYDIGDKFGFLKASIDYALQRPELKEKLSLYLRQARL
- the galE gene encoding UDP-glucose 4-epimerase GalE, with product MAILVTGGAGYIGSHIVDLLIRKGYETVVVDHLAAGHRQAVHPKAAFYEGDIRSQDFLNSVLSGERIEAVFHFAASSLVGESMKNPLHYYDNNVLGSLNLLKALDTHKVKQLVFSSTAAVYGEAKSQPIQEDAPLKPASPYGETKLAIERMLHWWAQASGARFVSLRYFNAAGAKASGEIGEDHQNETHLIPIILQAALGKRESVSIFGDDYPTKDGTCIRDYIHVEDLAEAHLLALRYLEAGGESNVFNLGGSKGISVKEVIETAAEVTNRCFKVTIAPHRSGDPAELVASSEKARSLLNWQPKKTSIRQIVEDAWSWHRSHPDGYRKS